The Burkholderia cepacia genome includes a region encoding these proteins:
- a CDS encoding carbohydrate kinase family protein, with protein MSGGTFPAFVSAGDILTDMVRAGDAQWTSVPGGAGWNVARAVARLGVPSALAGSIGEDCFSDVLWRTSEAAGLDLRFLQRVARPPLLAIVHETRPPAYFFIGEASADLAFDPARLPAGWTDHVKWAHFGCISLVREPLAGTLAALAADLHARGVKISFDPNVRNLMTAAYRPTLEKMAALADLIKVSDEDLRHLFGGSEAAAITALRALNPRAAVLVTRGAQAATLYADGDVHEASPPRVEVADTVGAGDASIGGMLFSLMAAPQRTWREHLAFALAAGAAACRHTGAHAPTLDEVVALLEG; from the coding sequence ATGAGCGGCGGCACGTTTCCGGCTTTCGTGTCGGCGGGCGACATCCTGACCGACATGGTGCGCGCGGGCGATGCGCAATGGACGTCGGTGCCGGGCGGCGCCGGCTGGAACGTCGCGCGCGCGGTTGCGCGGCTCGGCGTGCCGAGCGCGCTCGCGGGATCGATCGGCGAAGACTGCTTCTCCGACGTGCTGTGGCGCACGAGCGAAGCGGCCGGGCTCGACCTGCGCTTCCTGCAGCGCGTCGCACGGCCGCCGCTGCTCGCGATCGTCCACGAGACGCGCCCGCCCGCGTATTTCTTCATCGGCGAAGCGAGCGCCGATCTCGCGTTCGACCCGGCGCGGCTGCCGGCCGGCTGGACCGACCACGTGAAATGGGCGCATTTCGGCTGCATCAGCCTCGTGCGCGAGCCGCTCGCGGGCACGCTGGCCGCGCTCGCGGCCGACCTGCACGCGCGCGGCGTGAAGATCAGCTTCGACCCGAACGTCCGGAACCTGATGACGGCCGCGTACCGGCCGACGCTGGAAAAGATGGCCGCGCTCGCCGACCTGATCAAGGTGTCCGACGAGGACCTGCGGCACCTGTTCGGCGGCAGCGAGGCCGCTGCGATCACAGCGCTGCGCGCGCTGAACCCGCGCGCGGCCGTGCTCGTCACGCGCGGCGCGCAGGCGGCGACGCTCTACGCGGACGGCGACGTGCATGAAGCCAGCCCGCCGCGCGTCGAGGTGGCCGACACCGTCGGCGCGGGCGACGCGTCGATCGGCGGCATGCTGTTCAGCCTGATGGCCGCGCCGCAGCGCACGTGGCGCGAGCATCTCGCGTTCGCACTGGCGGCCGGCGCCGCGGCGTGCCGGCATACGGGTGCGCACGCGCCGACGCTCGACGAGGTGGTTGCGTTGCTGGAGGGCTAG
- a CDS encoding DUF2905 domain-containing protein: MLRWLLTTFVAVMILTRCWPWLGKLGIGRMPGDVTLTLGGRRYPFPFMSTLVLTMLLSMVARLV, from the coding sequence ATGCTGCGCTGGCTGTTGACGACGTTCGTCGCGGTGATGATCCTGACGCGCTGCTGGCCGTGGCTCGGCAAGCTCGGCATCGGGCGGATGCCGGGCGACGTCACGCTGACGCTCGGCGGGCGGCGCTACCCGTTCCCGTTCATGTCGACGCTGGTGCTGACGATGCTGCTGTCGATGGTGGCGCGGCTCGTCTGA
- a CDS encoding bile acid:sodium symporter family protein → MARPRFLPDNFTLALVGTVVLASLLPCRGPAAHAFNWATNIAVGLLFFLHGAKLSREAVVAGATHWRLHAVVLLSTFALFPLLGLALKPVLQPFVTPTLYAGVLFLCTLPSTVQSSIAFTSIAKGNVPAAVCAASASSLLGIFVTPALVGLMITSQSAAAASPWSTVGSIVMQLLVPFIAGQLLRPVIGGWIDRNRGVLRFVDQGSILLVVYVAFSEAVNEGLWHQIPPRALGGLLVVNLVLLAIALLLTAFVSKRLGFNRADQITIIFCGSKKSLAAGVPMAKVIFSANAVGAIVLPLMLFHQIQLMACAALAQRWGARRLGEPGDEGAAQGRAASAPGAPSALSAGKR, encoded by the coding sequence ATGGCCCGTCCCCGTTTTCTTCCCGACAACTTCACGCTCGCGCTCGTCGGCACCGTCGTGCTCGCGAGCCTCCTGCCCTGCCGCGGCCCGGCCGCGCATGCGTTCAACTGGGCGACCAACATCGCCGTCGGCCTGCTGTTCTTCCTGCACGGCGCGAAGCTGTCGCGCGAAGCCGTCGTCGCGGGCGCGACCCACTGGCGGCTGCACGCGGTCGTGCTGCTCAGCACGTTCGCGCTGTTCCCGCTGCTCGGCCTCGCGCTGAAACCCGTGCTGCAGCCGTTCGTCACGCCGACGCTGTATGCGGGCGTGCTGTTCCTGTGCACGCTGCCGTCGACGGTCCAGTCGTCGATCGCGTTCACGTCGATCGCCAAGGGCAACGTGCCGGCCGCCGTGTGCGCGGCATCCGCGTCGAGCCTGCTCGGGATCTTCGTCACGCCGGCGCTCGTCGGGTTGATGATCACGTCGCAATCGGCCGCCGCCGCGTCGCCGTGGAGCACCGTCGGCAGCATCGTGATGCAGCTGCTCGTGCCGTTCATCGCCGGCCAGTTGCTGCGGCCCGTGATCGGCGGCTGGATCGACCGCAACCGCGGCGTGCTGCGCTTCGTCGACCAGGGCTCGATCCTGCTCGTCGTCTACGTCGCGTTCAGCGAGGCCGTCAACGAAGGCCTGTGGCACCAGATCCCGCCGCGCGCGCTCGGCGGCCTGCTCGTCGTCAATCTCGTGCTGCTCGCGATCGCGCTCCTGCTGACCGCGTTCGTCAGCAAGCGGCTCGGCTTCAACCGCGCCGACCAGATCACGATCATCTTCTGCGGATCGAAGAAGAGCCTCGCGGCCGGCGTGCCGATGGCGAAGGTGATCTTTTCGGCGAACGCGGTCGGGGCGATCGTGCTGCCGCTGATGCTGTTCCACCAGATCCAGCTGATGGCGTGCGCGGCGCTCGCGCAGCGCTGGGGCGCACGCAGGCTGGGCGAACCGGGCGACGAGGGCGCCGCGCAGGGCCGGGCCGCGTCCGCGCCGGGTGCGCCGAGCGCACTGAGCGCCGGCAAGCGCTGA
- a CDS encoding IS110 family transposase, whose translation MPEAVFIGIDVSRDTLEIGSSTASSTWQYANNSDGIEAMTAELAKLAPALVVLEATGGYEFEAACALQAAGLSVAVVNPRQARDFARAMGTLAKTDSLDARMLAAFARVLHQHPQRERFIKQLPDAQLQRLQALVLRRRQLVTMLTAERRRLTLAHASARPSIEQTIKFLKSQIDDVEHDCADHVRTHHAELAQALSSVKGIGPATVATLLAELPELGSLCRRRIAALVGVAPLNRDSGQMRGQRTIWGGRAEVRRALYMATLVAVRHNMVFKSFYARLTALGKPKKVALVAAMRKLLTILNAMAKSGSHWNDSLHLA comes from the coding sequence ATGCCCGAAGCAGTGTTCATCGGTATCGATGTTTCGCGCGACACGCTGGAAATTGGCAGCAGCACGGCGAGTTCGACCTGGCAATACGCCAACAATAGTGACGGCATTGAAGCGATGACGGCCGAACTGGCGAAGCTGGCTCCAGCACTCGTCGTACTCGAAGCCACGGGCGGCTACGAATTCGAGGCGGCGTGTGCCTTGCAGGCTGCGGGACTGTCGGTGGCCGTGGTCAATCCCCGTCAGGCGCGCGACTTTGCTCGTGCCATGGGCACGTTGGCGAAGACGGACAGCCTCGACGCGCGGATGTTGGCCGCGTTTGCCCGCGTGTTGCACCAGCATCCGCAGCGCGAGCGCTTTATCAAGCAGTTGCCCGACGCGCAATTGCAGCGCTTGCAGGCGCTCGTGTTGCGTCGCAGGCAGCTGGTTACGATGCTGACGGCTGAGCGGAGACGCCTGACGTTGGCGCATGCCAGTGCGCGTCCAAGCATCGAGCAAACCATCAAGTTCCTCAAATCGCAGATCGACGATGTCGAACACGACTGCGCCGATCATGTGCGCACCCACCACGCCGAATTGGCCCAGGCGCTGTCCAGCGTCAAAGGCATTGGTCCTGCGACTGTCGCTACGCTGCTGGCCGAATTGCCTGAACTGGGTTCGTTGTGTCGTCGGCGCATCGCCGCACTGGTCGGCGTGGCTCCCCTGAACCGAGATTCGGGCCAAATGCGCGGCCAACGCACGATCTGGGGTGGCCGCGCCGAGGTCCGACGAGCGTTGTACATGGCTACGCTCGTCGCAGTGCGCCACAACATGGTCTTCAAAAGCTTTTATGCGCGCTTGACGGCCCTGGGCAAGCCCAAAAAGGTTGCCCTTGTTGCCGCGATGCGCAAGCTCTTGACCATCCTGAATGCCATGGCCAAATCGGGCTCGCATTGGAATGACTCGCTTCATTTGGCTTGA
- a CDS encoding EAL domain-containing protein: MSAIPAAPDAARTARLIADRALAAVFQPIVDLGSGTVVGYEGLIRGPRGTDLEAPAALFAQAAREGETIALEQAAALTCLDAFAALGCDGKLFLNFSAGTILQLARERERARQLLGRARIGAERIVIELTEQNAPTDVAHIGPAVASLRDAGIQFALDDYGTANASMNLWLRLHPDVVKIDRFFIHDIARDPLKFEAVKAMQHFAQASGAQLIAEGIENESDLIVVRDMGICCVQGFLLGRPNARPSRVVAPAARDAIRAPHIAVFPGATRSVRPAGTIAGKMLVPAPALPRDATSNDVLDLFNRMPDLHAVALVERGRPVALVNRRGFIDRFALPYHREVFGKKPCLQFANDAPLMIDNATTFEQLAMLLASHDQRYLADGFVITEHGRYVGLGTGESLVRAVTEMRIEAARYANPLTFLPGNIPISAHIDRLLQRDAGFHACYVDLNQFKPFNDQYGYWQGDEVLKFAATVLAGVCDPQRDFLGHVGGDDFLVLFQRDDWRNRAADAIARFNDGAQLFYTQADRQAGGLRGEDRHGNPAFFGFVTMAIGAVGVPAGAHGAKRYGSDEIASVAALAKRRAKQQPDGLAVVDLDAGRAALLARGEPPATPN, from the coding sequence ATGTCCGCCATCCCCGCCGCTCCCGATGCCGCCCGCACCGCGCGATTGATCGCGGATCGTGCGCTCGCCGCCGTCTTCCAGCCGATCGTCGATCTCGGGTCGGGGACGGTCGTCGGCTACGAGGGCCTGATCCGCGGCCCGCGCGGCACCGACCTCGAGGCGCCCGCCGCGCTGTTCGCGCAGGCCGCGCGCGAGGGCGAGACCATCGCGCTCGAACAGGCCGCCGCGCTCACCTGCCTCGACGCGTTCGCGGCGCTCGGCTGCGACGGCAAGCTGTTCCTCAATTTCAGCGCGGGCACGATCCTGCAGCTCGCGCGCGAACGCGAGCGCGCCCGCCAGCTGCTCGGCCGCGCGCGGATCGGCGCCGAGCGCATCGTGATCGAACTGACCGAGCAGAACGCGCCGACGGACGTCGCCCATATCGGGCCGGCCGTCGCGTCGCTGCGCGACGCCGGCATCCAGTTCGCGCTCGACGACTACGGCACCGCGAACGCGAGCATGAACCTGTGGCTGCGCCTGCATCCCGACGTCGTGAAGATCGACCGCTTCTTCATCCACGACATCGCGCGCGACCCGCTGAAGTTCGAGGCCGTGAAGGCGATGCAGCACTTCGCGCAGGCGAGCGGCGCGCAACTGATCGCGGAAGGCATCGAGAACGAAAGCGACCTGATCGTCGTGCGCGACATGGGCATCTGCTGCGTGCAGGGCTTCCTGCTCGGCCGGCCGAACGCGCGGCCGTCGCGGGTCGTCGCACCGGCCGCGCGCGACGCGATCCGCGCGCCGCACATCGCGGTGTTTCCCGGCGCGACGCGCTCGGTGCGGCCGGCCGGCACGATCGCCGGGAAGATGCTGGTTCCGGCGCCGGCCCTGCCGCGCGACGCGACCAGCAACGACGTGCTCGACCTGTTCAACCGGATGCCCGACCTGCACGCGGTCGCGCTCGTCGAACGCGGGCGGCCCGTCGCGCTCGTGAATCGCCGCGGCTTCATCGACCGCTTCGCGCTGCCGTACCACCGCGAGGTGTTCGGGAAGAAACCGTGCCTGCAGTTCGCGAACGACGCGCCGCTGATGATCGACAACGCGACAACGTTCGAGCAGCTCGCGATGCTGCTCGCGAGCCACGACCAGCGCTATCTCGCGGACGGCTTCGTGATCACCGAACACGGCCGCTACGTCGGGCTCGGCACCGGCGAGAGCCTCGTGCGCGCGGTGACCGAGATGCGCATCGAGGCCGCGCGCTATGCGAACCCGCTGACGTTCCTGCCCGGCAACATCCCGATCAGCGCGCACATCGACCGCCTGCTCCAGCGCGACGCCGGCTTTCATGCGTGCTACGTCGACCTGAACCAGTTCAAGCCGTTCAACGACCAGTACGGCTACTGGCAGGGCGACGAGGTGCTGAAGTTCGCCGCGACGGTGCTGGCCGGCGTGTGCGATCCGCAGCGCGACTTTCTCGGGCACGTCGGCGGCGACGATTTCCTCGTGCTGTTCCAGCGCGACGACTGGCGCAACCGCGCCGCCGACGCGATCGCGCGCTTCAACGACGGCGCGCAGCTCTTCTACACGCAGGCCGACCGGCAGGCGGGCGGACTGCGCGGCGAGGACCGCCACGGCAACCCGGCGTTCTTCGGTTTCGTGACGATGGCGATCGGTGCGGTCGGCGTGCCGGCCGGCGCGCACGGCGCGAAGCGCTACGGCAGCGACGAGATCGCATCGGTCGCCGCGCTCGCGAAGCGGCGCGCGAAACAGCAGCCGGACGGGCTCGCGGTCGTCGATCTCGATGCGGGCCGCGCCGCGCTGCTCGCGCGCGGCGAGCCGCCCGCGACGCCGAACTGA
- a CDS encoding class I SAM-dependent methyltransferase, with the protein MNPKAHEPASLPAPGPDALAQSETLAAQLRDEIAAAGGWLPFDRFMERALYAPGLGYYSGGARKFGRRADDGSDFVTAPELSPLFAQTLAQPVAEALAASGTRRVMEFGAGTGKLAAGLLAALDARGVELDEYLIVDLSGELRERQRDTITAAAPALAAKVRWLDALPERFDGVVVGNEVLDAMPVRLFAKAGGAWHERGVALDARQAFVFDDRPAAPAGLPPVLAGLDEARDGYVTETHEAALAFTRTVCTMLGRGAVLLVDYGFPAHEYYHPQRDRGTLMCHYRHHAHDDPFLYPGLQDITAHVEFTGIYDAAIATGADLLGYTSQARFLLNAGITDALAAIDPSDIRAFLPAANAVQKLISEAEMGELFKVIAFSRGIDGTLDAFARGDRSHAL; encoded by the coding sequence ATGAACCCGAAAGCTCACGAACCCGCTAGTTTACCTGCTCCCGGCCCTGACGCGCTCGCGCAGTCCGAAACCCTCGCCGCGCAACTGCGCGACGAGATCGCGGCGGCCGGCGGCTGGCTGCCGTTCGACCGCTTCATGGAGCGCGCGCTGTACGCGCCCGGCCTCGGCTATTACAGCGGCGGCGCGCGCAAGTTCGGGCGCCGCGCCGACGACGGCAGCGACTTCGTCACCGCGCCCGAGCTGTCGCCGCTGTTCGCGCAGACGCTCGCGCAACCGGTCGCGGAAGCGCTCGCGGCGAGCGGCACGCGTCGCGTGATGGAATTCGGCGCCGGCACGGGCAAGCTCGCGGCCGGGCTGCTCGCGGCGCTCGACGCGCGGGGTGTCGAACTCGACGAATACCTGATCGTCGACCTGTCCGGCGAGCTGCGCGAACGGCAGCGCGACACGATTACGGCCGCCGCGCCCGCGCTTGCCGCGAAGGTGCGCTGGCTCGACGCGCTGCCCGAGCGGTTCGACGGCGTCGTGGTCGGCAACGAGGTGCTCGATGCGATGCCCGTGCGCCTGTTCGCGAAGGCGGGCGGCGCATGGCACGAGCGCGGTGTCGCGCTCGACGCGCGGCAGGCGTTCGTGTTCGACGACCGTCCGGCCGCGCCGGCCGGCCTGCCGCCGGTGCTCGCGGGGCTCGACGAGGCGCGCGACGGTTACGTGACCGAGACGCACGAGGCCGCGCTGGCGTTCACGCGCACCGTCTGCACGATGCTCGGGCGCGGCGCGGTGCTGCTGGTCGACTACGGCTTTCCCGCGCACGAGTACTACCACCCGCAGCGCGACCGCGGCACGCTGATGTGCCACTACCGGCACCATGCGCACGACGATCCGTTCCTGTACCCGGGGCTGCAGGACATCACCGCGCACGTCGAATTCACCGGCATCTACGATGCGGCCATCGCGACCGGCGCCGACCTGCTCGGTTACACGTCGCAGGCGCGCTTCCTGCTGAACGCCGGCATCACCGATGCACTGGCCGCGATCGATCCGTCGGACATCCGTGCATTCCTGCCGGCCGCGAACGCGGTGCAGAAGCTGATTTCCGAGGCCGAGATGGGCGAGCTGTTCAAGGTGATCGCGTTCTCACGGGGCATCGACGGCACGCTCGACGCGTTCGCGCGCGGCGATCGCTCGCACGCACTCTGA
- a CDS encoding LacI family DNA-binding transcriptional regulator, whose protein sequence is MGTTIRDVARAAEVSIGTVSRALKNQPGLSEATRARIVEIAQRLGYDPAQLRPRIRRLTFLLHRQHNRFPASPFFSHVLHGVEDACRERGIVPTLLTVGPNDDVLRQMRPHAPDAIAVAGFIEPETIEALAATGRPLVLIDLWAPGLRSVNIDNATGAALAMRHLLATGRTRIAFIGGSPAHYSIAQRAIGYRRAFFEAGRLFDPAYEVTIDAGLDPDTGAARAMEQLLDAPGPRPEAVFAYNDAAALAAQRVCTARGLRIPDDIAIVGFDNIPAAAHASPPLTTLAVDKEALGRRGVELLLADSPERTEISLPVELIVRASSQPAATRAPVTATSTEP, encoded by the coding sequence ATGGGTACCACCATTCGCGATGTGGCGCGGGCGGCAGAGGTCTCGATCGGCACCGTCTCCCGCGCGCTGAAAAACCAGCCGGGCCTGTCCGAAGCCACGCGTGCGCGCATCGTCGAGATCGCGCAGCGGCTCGGCTACGATCCCGCGCAGCTGCGGCCGCGCATCCGCCGGCTCACCTTCCTGCTGCATCGCCAGCACAACCGCTTTCCGGCCAGCCCGTTCTTCTCGCACGTGCTGCACGGCGTCGAGGACGCGTGCCGCGAGCGCGGCATCGTGCCGACGCTGCTCACGGTCGGGCCGAACGACGACGTGCTGCGCCAGATGCGCCCGCACGCGCCCGACGCGATCGCGGTGGCCGGCTTCATCGAGCCCGAGACGATCGAGGCGCTCGCCGCGACCGGCCGGCCGCTCGTGCTGATCGATCTGTGGGCGCCCGGCCTGCGCTCGGTGAACATCGACAACGCAACGGGGGCGGCGCTCGCGATGCGTCACCTGCTCGCCACCGGCCGCACGCGGATCGCGTTCATCGGCGGCTCGCCCGCGCACTACAGCATCGCGCAGCGCGCGATCGGCTACCGGCGCGCGTTCTTCGAAGCCGGGCGGCTGTTCGATCCCGCCTATGAAGTGACGATCGACGCGGGGCTCGATCCCGACACGGGCGCCGCGCGCGCGATGGAGCAGCTGCTCGACGCGCCGGGCCCGCGCCCCGAAGCCGTGTTCGCGTACAACGACGCGGCCGCGCTCGCCGCGCAGCGCGTGTGCACCGCGCGCGGGCTGCGCATTCCCGACGACATCGCGATCGTCGGCTTCGACAACATCCCGGCCGCCGCGCACGCGAGCCCGCCGCTCACGACGCTCGCGGTCGACAAGGAAGCGCTCGGCCGCCGCGGCGTCGAGCTGCTGCTCGCCGACTCGCCCGAACGCACCGAGATTTCCCTGCCCGTCGAGCTGATCGTGCGGGCCAGCAGTCAGCCCGCCGCGACGCGGGCGCCCGTCACCGCCACGAGCACCGAACCATGA
- a CDS encoding AGE family epimerase/isomerase, which yields MTTPPVQPAPATPAAHGHPAPFVASFRDPSFLLSHIEDTLRFYATNAFDPTGGFYHYFRDDGSIYNRTSRHLVSSCRFVFNYAMAYRHFGDPRHLEYARHGLRFLRDAHWDDELQGYDWELDWRDGAKRATLDGTRHCYGLAFVLLAAAHATMAGIDEARPLIAATYELAEHRFWDAAAGLYADDATPNWIVSSYRGQNANMHMTEALLAAHEATGHLTYLDRAEKLASHITQRQAALSGGLVWEHYHADWSVDWDYNKEDSSNIFRPWGFQPGHQTEWAKLLLILERHRPLDWLVPRAAELFDAALAHAWDADHGGLYYGFGPDFTICDHNKYFWVQAETFAAAAMLGARTGSERFWDWYDEIWRYSWAHFVDHRYGAWYRILTCDNRKYSDEKSPAGKTDYHTMGACYDVLATLARAQRSEPTQ from the coding sequence ATGACTACGCCCCCGGTCCAACCCGCCCCGGCGACGCCGGCCGCGCATGGCCATCCGGCCCCGTTCGTCGCGAGTTTCCGCGATCCGTCGTTCCTGCTGTCGCACATCGAGGACACGCTGCGCTTCTACGCAACGAACGCGTTCGACCCGACGGGCGGCTTCTACCACTACTTCCGCGACGACGGCAGCATCTACAACCGCACGTCGCGCCACCTCGTCAGCAGTTGCCGGTTCGTCTTCAACTACGCGATGGCGTACCGGCATTTCGGCGATCCGCGCCACCTGGAATACGCACGCCACGGGCTGCGCTTCCTGCGCGACGCGCACTGGGACGACGAACTGCAGGGCTACGACTGGGAACTCGACTGGCGCGACGGGGCGAAGCGCGCGACGCTCGACGGCACGCGCCACTGCTACGGGCTCGCGTTCGTGCTGCTCGCGGCCGCGCACGCGACGATGGCCGGCATCGACGAGGCTCGCCCGCTGATCGCGGCAACCTACGAGCTCGCCGAGCACCGCTTCTGGGACGCGGCCGCGGGCCTCTACGCGGACGATGCGACGCCGAACTGGATCGTGTCGTCGTACCGCGGCCAGAACGCGAACATGCACATGACGGAGGCGCTGCTCGCGGCCCACGAGGCGACCGGCCACCTCACGTACCTCGATCGCGCGGAAAAGCTCGCGTCCCACATCACGCAGCGCCAGGCCGCGCTGTCGGGCGGGCTCGTGTGGGAGCACTACCATGCGGACTGGTCGGTCGACTGGGACTACAACAAGGAAGACAGCTCGAACATCTTCCGCCCGTGGGGTTTCCAGCCCGGGCACCAGACCGAATGGGCGAAGCTGCTGCTGATCCTCGAACGGCACCGCCCGCTCGACTGGCTCGTGCCGCGCGCGGCCGAACTGTTCGACGCCGCGCTCGCGCACGCATGGGACGCCGACCACGGCGGCCTGTACTACGGCTTCGGCCCCGACTTCACGATCTGCGACCACAACAAGTATTTCTGGGTGCAGGCGGAAACCTTCGCGGCGGCCGCGATGCTCGGCGCGCGCACCGGCAGCGAGCGCTTCTGGGACTGGTACGACGAGATCTGGCGCTATAGCTGGGCGCACTTCGTCGATCACCGCTACGGCGCGTGGTACCGCATCCTCACCTGCGACAACCGCAAGTACAGCGACGAGAAAAGCCCGGCCGGCAAGACCGACTATCACACGATGGGCGCGTGCTACGACGTTCTGGCGACCCTCGCGCGCGCGCAGCGCAGCGAGCCGACGCAATGA
- a CDS encoding dihydroneopterin aldolase, with amino-acid sequence MFSALLHPRLADCRRLYLRDYEVHINIGAFEHEKRGEQRVVINVDLFVPLALSTPVDDRLHEVVDYDLMKQSVAQCVARGHIHLQETLCDAIAAHLLAHDAVRAVRVCTEKPDAYPDCDAVGVEVFRIKDEERA; translated from the coding sequence ATGTTTTCCGCTCTCCTGCACCCCCGCCTCGCGGACTGCCGCAGGCTCTACCTGCGCGACTACGAAGTGCACATCAACATCGGTGCCTTCGAACACGAGAAGCGCGGCGAGCAGCGCGTCGTCATCAACGTCGACCTGTTCGTGCCGCTCGCGCTGTCCACCCCCGTGGACGACCGGCTGCATGAAGTCGTCGACTACGACCTGATGAAGCAGAGCGTCGCGCAATGCGTGGCGCGCGGCCACATCCACCTGCAGGAAACGCTGTGCGACGCGATCGCCGCGCACCTGCTGGCGCACGACGCCGTGCGCGCGGTACGCGTCTGTACCGAGAAACCGGACGCTTATCCGGACTGCGACGCCGTCGGCGTCGAAGTCTTTCGCATCAAGGACGAGGAGCGCGCATGA
- a CDS encoding SDR family oxidoreductase yields the protein MTVSADTSTRRVALVAGALGSVADAASIGRALATGFARHGWDVALQRSPGTPHAAADALVAEVAALGRLAVVLDADLALEADAAALVAACGAALGRPACVVFHSTPTGTDDARSVRHASLAGALARNVTAPLALARALADATPDAAREHEALRACAIHVLDQALFHPAPAQLSHALMQAALNRATSALALALAPKVRVAALVRGHAAHADDIAAAACYLASAPGVTGATLTVDGGEHLVPPAAGPNE from the coding sequence ATGACCGTTTCAGCCGATACGTCGACCCGGCGCGTGGCGCTCGTCGCGGGTGCCCTGGGCAGCGTGGCCGACGCCGCGTCGATCGGCCGTGCGCTCGCGACGGGATTCGCCCGGCACGGCTGGGACGTCGCGTTGCAGCGCAGCCCCGGCACGCCGCATGCGGCCGCCGACGCGCTCGTCGCCGAAGTCGCGGCGCTCGGCCGCCTCGCGGTCGTGCTCGACGCCGATCTGGCCCTGGAAGCCGATGCGGCCGCACTCGTCGCCGCGTGCGGCGCGGCGCTCGGCCGGCCGGCATGCGTCGTGTTCCACAGCACGCCGACCGGTACCGACGACGCGCGCTCGGTGCGCCATGCGTCGCTCGCCGGCGCACTCGCGCGCAACGTGACGGCGCCGCTCGCGCTGGCCCGCGCGCTCGCCGATGCGACGCCCGACGCCGCGCGCGAGCACGAAGCGCTGCGCGCATGCGCGATCCACGTGCTGGACCAGGCGCTGTTTCACCCTGCGCCGGCGCAGTTGTCGCACGCGCTGATGCAGGCCGCGCTGAACCGCGCGACGTCGGCGCTGGCGCTGGCGCTCGCGCCGAAAGTGCGGGTCGCGGCGCTGGTGCGCGGCCACGCGGCACACGCGGACGACATCGCCGCGGCCGCCTGCTATCTCGCGAGCGCGCCCGGCGTCACGGGCGCGACGCTGACCGTCGACGGCGGCGAGCACCTCGTGCCGCCCGCCGCCGGCCCGAATGAATGA
- a CDS encoding peptide-binding protein — MTERVKRKIGRWVAGALGALLMPLALAQPPHGGHAFGGGDRGLRASGGPPVWRHAPQWGGNPGARMGAGVNGSGPRWGLRPTPSYGHYAAQSPYRPISAEVRQMPRPPGGGNVPLRAGSIRADVARYNEERGGRPMPPPRSQEEPAHSPFFSPFYRN; from the coding sequence ATGACGGAACGGGTGAAACGGAAGATCGGACGATGGGTGGCAGGCGCGCTTGGCGCGTTGCTGATGCCGCTCGCGCTCGCGCAGCCGCCCCACGGCGGCCATGCGTTCGGCGGCGGCGACCGCGGCCTGCGCGCGTCCGGTGGCCCGCCCGTGTGGCGCCATGCACCGCAGTGGGGCGGCAACCCCGGGGCGCGGATGGGCGCAGGCGTCAACGGCTCCGGCCCTCGCTGGGGGCTGCGGCCGACGCCGTCGTACGGCCATTACGCCGCGCAAAGCCCGTATCGTCCGATCAGCGCCGAGGTGCGCCAGATGCCGCGCCCGCCGGGCGGCGGCAACGTGCCGCTGCGCGCCGGTTCGATCCGCGCCGACGTCGCGCGCTACAACGAGGAGCGCGGCGGCCGTCCGATGCCGCCGCCCCGCTCGCAGGAAGAGCCTGCGCACTCGCCGTTTTTCTCCCCGTTCTACCGAAACTGA